CCGGGGAATGAGGTACCTGAACGGTGTGTACACACAGAAATACAACTGGCTGAATAACCACAGGGGTCATATCTTCCAGGGGAGGTTCAAGGCGATCATCGTTGACAGGGACAGCTATCTCCTCGAACTCTCCCGGTATGTGGCGTTAAATCCCGTCCGAGCGAACATGGTGGAGCATCCCGGCCACTGGAAGTGGAGCAGCTACCGGGCTACGGCAGGCAAAGGCCCTGTGCCTTCCTTTCTCGCAACAGACTTCATCCTCGCTCTTTTTGCCAAAGAGCGAAGTCGTGCCCGGGAGTTCTACGCTTCCTTCGTCCTTGAGGGGATAACCCGGGAATCACCATGGAAGGACCTCAGGGGACAGATATTCCTCGGAGATAATAACTTCATAGCCGCGTGCAAAGCCCTGTTTTCCAAAGGGGAGTCACTGGAGGTGCCCCGGCAACAGCGCCACGCGCAGAGGCCGCCGCTGGAGATGCTCTTCAATACTGAAGAGAGCAGAAAGGACAGGAACGAGAAGATCACACGGGCATTCGGGGAATATGCCTACACCCTGCAGGAGATTGCTGATGTGCTGGGGCTTCATTACTCCTCGGTGAGCAGGATTGCCAGGGCGGGGAAGAAAATGACCAAATACAAGACCTGACCCCAGGGTGTGTTTCCACCACTTTCTTGAGAACGGCCCATCAGGAGAAATTAATTTGAGAATGATAGATATAGGCTGCAACTCTGCTGTAGACGCAGGTCTCTATACGTTTACCTTCAACAAAACAGGCGCCAGGGTCAGTGCGCGATACACATACACCTATCGGTGGGATGGTGAACGGTGGCTCATTACCAGTCATCACTCTTCTGCTATGCCCGAGAAGTAACCGCTTGACCAATGAACCACCGGCGGATCATGGGATGTCCCATGCCTGCCCCTTTTCTTGACGAGAGCGAGGCTGATGAAAACATCAGTGACGAGAGCAGGCCGGGGATGTTCTCAAGGAATCAGGGAAATCACCAAATCACCAGAAAGCCTACGGGAGGAGGTACCCATTATGAGTAAAGCAGGGAAGCGGATGATTGTCAACGGCCCCGACCCTGATAGTCGGCGTCCCCAAAGTCTCAATCGAATGGCGTTCATTCCTCATGATATATCCCTTCATGTCGTTCGCCATCGGGCAACCACTCGAAATCGTGAATTGCTTCGTTCCAGAAAAGCGCACGTGTCGGGCCGGACGCCGAATTCCATCCGTTATTCAGGGCCCATCTTACGGCCTTCGCAACCGATGCCGGGCGCATCTCAAATTCCCAGGGGTACGGGTCAATGTATAATACAAACCGCTTTCCTGC
This region of Syntrophorhabdaceae bacterium genomic DNA includes:
- a CDS encoding transposase, whose translation is MARPLRIEYPGAFYHITSRGNGGDSIFKNDTDRNFFLEILGETVKQYRWVCHAYCLMDNHYHLVVETPEANLSRGMRYLNGVYTQKYNWLNNHRGHIFQGRFKAIIVDRDSYLLELSRYVALNPVRANMVEHPGHWKWSSYRATAGKGPVPSFLATDFILALFAKERSRAREFYASFVLEGITRESPWKDLRGQIFLGDNNFIAACKALFSKGESLEVPRQQRHAQRPPLEMLFNTEESRKDRNEKITRAFGEYAYTLQEIADVLGLHYSSVSRIARAGKKMTKYKT